The Cicer arietinum cultivar CDC Frontier isolate Library 1 chromosome 1, Cicar.CDCFrontier_v2.0, whole genome shotgun sequence genome contains the following window.
NNNNNNNNNNNNNNNNNNNNNNNNNNNNNNNNNNNNNNNNNNNNNNNNNNNNNNNNNNNNNNNNNNNNNNNNNNNNNNNNNNNNNNNNNNNNNNNNNNNNNNNNNNNNNNNNNNNNNNNNNNNNNNNNNNNNNNNNNNNNNNNNNNNNNNNNNNNNNNNNNNNNNNNNNNNNNNNNNNNNNNNNNNNNNNNNNNAATAAAGCCAAGGGTCAGAGCTATGTACCTGCATTGCATAAGCTTGTGATTTCTCGGACAAAATGTTGAGAACACATTCAGCAAGCCATTGAACATTGAGAGGAAGCTCAAATAATTTCTTCCACAACTCCCTTCATGTTTACCTTTAAGTCACAAGTGTTAAGCAATTACAAAGAGTAATCAGAGGTGAAAAAGCATTCGAGCAAAATCGTAAAGCTTAACTTAGTAGTTTTATTACCTTGAAGCTTTGAAAAGGATTGAAGCCTTTGAACTCCAATGTCACAGTAACACCAAAtctaatcaaaatcaaaatacagTCAGTAGCAAACCAAAATACAGTCAACAATTGAACTAATTTGATAGTTGAGATATATACTCAAAAGTCTAAATTGTTAGATTAATCCTATAATGATGTTTGCTTGCAGATAACAGAAATAGACATCCTATAGAAATTACACATTGCAACTGTTGAGACCGTTAGATTTACTAATGTCAATGCTCTAAtaccaatttcaaaatttaaaatccaAAATCTGATGCTAAGTCTTGCATCTATACCCTCAATTTTCCCCAACATAACTCTATCAAAAAAAGTATgagtgaaaataataaaaatgattacaTGTTGCAGCTGCAGTGAGAGTTAGGATGTCACTTGCACTTGTACCACTCATGGCAGAACCAATAACACTATTAAGATCTTCTTTCTTATCTCCCATTGCTTCATGGCAGAACCAATAACACTACTAAGATCTTCTTTCTTATCTCCCATTGCTTCAGCTATTATCGCACACTGAGCAGCAACCAAAGCAGCAACAGAAGCTATTGTTGCATCTCTATCTTCAAAGCAaatgtttagaaaaaaaaatacaaaatacaaaatttaagtaGAAATTTAGAAGAAAACTAAGAAATTACCTGAAATTGCGCTTAGAACTCACTAGATGTAGGTTAGATTCCTGcgatttgaaaaataaaataaattaagaaatgagAAACGATTAGGGTTCATGCGATTTGGGAAAGAAACAGAGAGGCAAAATGAAAAAAGGTCGAAGATTATTAGGGTTCGTGTGGGAGGATGAAGGAGAAAGTGAATGGAGGATGAAGAGAAGGGCGAGAACGAAAAATGGAGACATTATGGCGAGAACGAAAAATGGAGGTAATAGGGTTTGGGAAGATGAAGGAGAAAACTGGGAACTAAAACTTGGGAACTCAATACTGTTGTTTACGGTAGATTGAACTATTTTTtgtattatcatattttaacatttaatattatcAGATTTTTAAGTATACTATTTGggtcacataatttttttttataatttatttattgtttaaaaaataaaaaataattgatctcTTAATCGAttactaaatttaattgatttttttttaaatatagaaatttagaaaaatctagttttaaaagaagaaaaaagaatttgattggtctctaaatcggtcagtaataaattagttttaaatcggtcactaataaattagtctctaaatcggtcacgaataaattagtctctaaatcggtcactaataaattagtctctaaatcggtcgctaaaatatatttgtcCATTTTAGAGACGCGTTTAGTTTTAGttaactattataaatattttgtctgcaaaaactatttcatttttttaattaataaagaaaattaaattatgtaattaaaaaatagttagcgACTGAAATTTGAGTCGCTAAATTTAGTTActattttaatctctaaattttattagcgaccgatttagtgacgaaataatatttagtttcaaagtttaaaatttcagtctctatttcggtcgctagtgttaaagaaaattttTCTATTAGTAACAGTTAACTGTTAAAATTTTTGTCGGTAAAATTCAGTTGcgattttagtctctaaatttgttagcgaccgatttagtgatgaaaaaatatttagtttctaAGTTTAAAATTACGGTCTCTATTTCGGTCGCTAGTGTGACTGAAAATATTCGgtctctaaatcggtcactataTGCGAAAATTCTAGTAGTGTCAGTTTAATATGCAATTTTGATTCTTGTAAAACAATCTGAAGAATGATGGTAATCTGTTGTAGAACGATTGTTGAACATTATGGAGATTCaatgatcattctggagattgataattGATTTGAAGATTTAATCTTGATTATTTTGGACATTTGTTTGATCGTTCTTGAGAGTGTTCTAATGTCTTACATATCTCAAGATTGTTCAATGTTCTTGGTAGTCAATCCGGAGAAAGAGCAATCTTGTTTGATCTTGCCTGATTCAtgatcttttttcttttgtgattcCAATCGTTTTTTTGACTGAAATGGATCATATTTGTTCCTTGGACAATACTGATGATATTAGTGTTAATTTCAGAAGCAATATCTTCTTTCAATCaatggagattgattgttcTTTAAGCTGACTTGATCATTCTTGGACTTGGAGAACattctcttttgtttttttttccaattttgtCAAGAATGTTTTTCGTTCTTGTCTATTCAGATATTTGCCTTTTTATACtgatttctttgttttgtttaaatcctatctttaatttaatacacttaaaagcacaagttaaattaacataacatttagaatcatgatTAACATTCtcaattaacctttgtttattttcatcaaagcttaaattgagagtttgtcttaacaaatGCCTCTAATGGAAATTCAACGagtgaaattgaaaaaaataagtatGTAAAGAAGACTTAACCGAATCAAAAACTTTTGAAGATCCAAGAACAACCTGAATCCATTCCAGCACAAATCAAGCAAGAGTATGATATaagatttgtgtttttgaagagaatttaaaataagatttgattcagatttataattgaagaaaatctttgaccaagttgaaaaaaagatatggtcaagatttgtaaggaagaagatatgatcaatatCTTATcaataagaatatatgaattatttacaagaatatttgatcaaggtttatcacaagaagatatgcattaattacaagaagatttgatcaagatttatcaaaagcagatatgaattatttacaagaagagcTGATCAtaatctacaagaagatatgaacaAGTTGTTTTCAAGAAAAAACACTCACaataagatacatttattatttgcaaagatatgattcagattttACAAGAATAAAGGAGAAACCCTAAcctattctataaatagatactaaaggctgaagaagaaaaataagagaaCTCGCAATCACAAAATTTTCTAAGTCATTAGAGATCATAAGATTAAGGTCTATAGAGATATTTCCTCAAAAGAAATAATTTCTAAGTGTTTTCTAGAGACACTTGTTCCAAACTCTTGCAACTCATCCCAATAGTGGCTTTCGTGTTCCTCAGGCAATCTGTAGGTTTTCATGTTATGTTGAGAAGATTGACTTGTAGGGTCGGGTGTTatgtaattcaagttttgaattaatggattaaatccttttgaGTGAGCGGACTGGACGTAGCTACCAAATTTGTAACGAACTAGGATAAATTCTTGTGTCACTTTAACCCGATTACTACTATTTTAATTCTAAGCAAGTCAGTAAACCTGaaccatttttaaataaattaacaaaaagaatccaatttaattaaacacaattcaacttcCTTCTTATGTTTGCATCTTCAAGTTTCTCCATTGCACCACCATTTATGGATTTTAAGCCACTTTGTTTGAtgatcttatttttattagatcATACTTACATTGATGTCATTAATTACTACCACTATTATATTTCAACAGTAAATTGACCTCTAGGATTAGTATAAATTGAGTAAATTTCTCCATGCATTTTCATCTTGAAGTTTACAAAAATTGAGTATACTCTTTTGAGATATTTAGAGCGGTTTCTCTCTAGACTTCTGAATCATTGATGTTTTAGAAATAGTATACATAGTAGTAAATAAAtggtacaattgaaaaaaaatattaagttacaatgaaaatttaaaatcacattCAATGTAAAAGGGAGaaagttttatattattttagaatacataGAATCTATTATCTCCAAAAACACAAAATACAATGGCATTTTTAGCATGTGTTCAATGTGATTGATTGAAGTTCATTTAATGTTAGTGGAAGTTAATTTAGAGGCCTTATTGGTTAGCTTGTGCGGTTATATGTAGCTCATGATTTAAGTTGAATTAAATGCTTGTGGTATGATTTAGTTGTAATTCATATATGTTAGCCTGGGTAGGAAAATTTATTTGTTGTAGTTATAGGATAAGATAATTATGATTTTCTCTGAgatttttagaattttagatTGGACATAGTCAATAGAATACACactattttcaaaaaacaactTAGGTTTCATCTTTTTTTATCACCTTTCAATTATTATTCCATCTTCTTTTGAGAATTAAGAAGAAAGGTGAAGTGATGAATTCCAATACAAATTAACTATACAGAAAGTTAATTAGATGAAAAAGTAAGATAATTAGTCTCAATAACTAAATTTGTGATATGTTTTCTTCAGATAAttattgtttctatttttaccgataaaaaatgaacattaaaaaataaattatgaaaatttttCGAAAATGTAGTTTAAGAaaacttaatattttgaaaattttgaaaaatgtcaaaacattgttttgaaaaatatataccctTTAGTTAACTTCTATTATGATCTctctatattaattaaaaagaagaaTCCAAAATGAAATATCATTTTAGTCACTtccatataaattaaaaataaaaaatgaatgatgtTTTTAGAAAGGAATGTGTTTTTAATGCCCAAATCAAATAATCAACttccttaaaaatataaagttgtgTCAGTCAAACATGATAATACATAGAGGCAATATTCAATATATACaactgtttaattaaaaattgaaaaatgacatAATCAACTGGCATACCATATATAAGGGTGCAAAACTCActtcaataaaagaaaaagagaataaataaaataatattattatcattattattttatttattgttttatttatttttttctcttttctacTAGAAAATTGAAGTCCCTTTGATATAGTAAGTTTTatgcatataataaaatatcactTTACACCCACCTTGAAAGAACTTCACTTCACACTTTAAGTGTATGCTGCTATATATTTAGGCATCCTAATCACAGCATGGAAAGCATATCTTCTTCCATCTGTGCTTTCTTGATTGACTTTTATCAGCTTCCATCATTCTCACTGGACTTCCACTCCATTCCACAGATAATCTGTAATTCATTGACAACCTTaactatttataataatgttttCTAAAATGTCAATAACATAATGTACCTATGTTTGAATTCACGGTGAATTTGACAAAAGTATAGTTTTTGTCAAAGTCACATTAGCCTAatgtaattttatcaaatttatataaaCATGTTATTGTAACTTATAACTAGttagtaaaagaaaaatatatatttgattagttAATTTATATCATTGTTTTACAAAATTGTTTCCTATGTTttggttttcaaaactaaaaattcaaaacagataatagttatattttaaaacatttaaaaatattagaaaaccAGAACATATATAATGAAATAAGCTCAATCTATATATCCATCTATCTTAAAGAAAATTCTTCAATGGATAACACTCAACTTTACCtcgtttatttttaaagttttttgtttattttatcttgATAAAATGCTTTTGAAGTGAACTATTACTCTCACTAGAGATAAAATGTTagataatgaaaataattttttgacatttttattagttttaaaatgtagataatttaaaaagactcttataattttatcataatacAAAAGTAAGGCAAATTTCgagaattaaaaatagaaaatgcttGTACATTTTGATTTTTCCACATCCATGCAATATTTCACAAGATCTATTAACtattaatgtatataaataaacaAGAATGAAAAAACTTACATAGGAAAAGCAAATGAGTGTGTACTGCTGATGCTATCATTAGATTGGTGAGAGGCAAAGCTAGAAGTGTGTGCATGACCAATATATGATGTTGGACCAGATTCAGATTCCAATGCACTATTAGAAGTCTCTTCATAAGGATTATCAACTTGTCTTTTGTCTGAACTTTTTAGACTTTGTAAGTAACTTATATCAGGTCTATACATGTTTGTGTCAATCACTTGTACAATGTCTGTGCTATTTGGAAACTCCACTCTGCTGCCACTTGTTCTTAAAAGTGAGTTTATTTTCCAATTCTCAAAGGACCTACTTTCCTTTTTGAATGCCTgagaattttaaaaagaaaaaaatggttCAACAAATTCAGAGAGGTAACATTTTGATTCAAAAGGATACAATTAACTTGTCATCAGGAATAAATTATGGAACAAATATAATGAATGataaagaatttcaaaatttagttCATCTAATTCATCAATTGTAATTGTAATGCCAAAGGAATTGCATACTTTCAAGTTTCAACCTACCGAGGCACCAAATGTGTCGGAGACAAgactcaaatcaaacaatacCTCAGCACAATTGTGCAACGAACATGAGATCAGAACATTCAAAACTAGAAAGAGTGTCTAAACTACACACAAGTGCTTTTAGTGCCTTTAGTCCCTGAGCTTCGACTGAGGGTTATTGTTCTGATAGACCATAAAGTCCTCTCATATTGTTTGAAAAATCGAAGCTAAGAGTAGTTTAGAAACATTTACTCTCCTCAATCCACAATCCACTGATACATTTTTTACTAATGACAAAACCGTGATACTCAAATAAAACTCAGCAGAAAATATCTCAGAAAAGTGGTGCAGCAGACTTTAGGTCAAAGCATAAATTTTACAGCCAAGCATAGGAAATTGAAGTGAAGACATGCATCCTTTGACATATGTGGTTCAACTAATCATGCTAAAAGAAAAGACAATATTTCACAAGATATCTTATGTTGGTGTAAATTTTCTAAACATTAAATATTCTGTATTcaaagagataaaataaaatgttcaaaatGTCTAACCTCTCTAAGTGTAAGTGATCTTTTATTCTTTGTATAGTGGTGATCAATTGAAAACTTGTCTCTTGAATCAACATCCACTTCACTTTTCATCATAAAGTTTCTGAAATCATGAACTTTCATTGCATCCTTAAAGGAAAGTTGTTCAGAGGCACATTGTGATACAAATGAATTCATTGACATTGCTTCCATATTTCCTACATTTAAATCACTTCTTCTATTCTTGTCAAACTTTGGTAAAACTTCCCTATCAATGCAAATGTCCTTCACATATTGCTGATGATGATCCTCTTGAATAAAAACAACAAGCTCAGGTATATCATAGTCTATTGCATTAATGTCTTTAGAAAAATTCTTTCCTTTGATAAAATCCGACATGTCGCCGGAACCATTGTTAGTACGATGATCTACATTGAACAATTTGTGTATTGGAACCTCCCTTATCACAAAATTATTACTCTTCTGTCTGTCATGAAACTTTTTCTTGTTGTCTTCATTTCTTTGTTCTTCAAAATGGAATAAATTTGAATGTTTCTTGCAGCATGCTCTTGAACTCCACATCTTGTTTTAACTATCACTTGACACTGCATTGGAAAAAGTGGTGTCAGTTTCATGCAATTCAAATGCTGACAAAGAGGGGAAAAATTATTGGCTATCTATTGTTTTTACTATGtggaaaacattttttatttcttaaaatacgaatttattttatcttgtaaGAAATTCTTAAAGTAACTAATTGTcataaaaataaagtgaaatGTTAGTTGACGAAGatgtatttcaaaaaataatgaaaatattttttattacattttcattattttaagaaatatatatttattcacTCTCTTTATCTATTCAGCCCATTGTTTTTTAAAGCAAAGAATATAAAGAGTATCAAGAATAATGTTCAAGGTTGGATCTCTATTGCTAACAAACCAAccattaacatataaaaaaaacaaaactctCTTTTCAAGTGTACAATATAGCAATGAAATTTGATCCTAAGGTATTATGCAAACAATCAAAATCCCTCATTTCTAGAAATCCTATTGGCTTATGTAAACGTTTCTCTCTATTGATGTCAATTACATattacatatgaataattaatctAGACATCTACAAAATTGTTTCACTCTAGGTGGACACATGACATTTGGTTACTTAATTTCATCTTCCATTGAAAATGAAGGCtgaattaatgtataaatttagatgaaaaaTGTTTTGAAAACAGGATTCTAAAACCTTTTATCTACATTTTTATAGGGGATTCCAAAGTAGAACAAATTAGAGAGATTTATAAACAAAGTATTCAAgtatagaaagaaaaagaaagatctGAAAAAACAAATGCAAAATGAATAAATTTGGCTTACATGATTCTGTTGTGTATATGAAATTAGGCAGTTTCACGACTCAAGCATATGAAGAAGAATCAAATCTCTCATAatttgattacaaaaaattaaggACAATGGAAGAATATATACTAAATGTGTTTAcacattaattaaaatgattaagaGAATGGATTCCTTAACATAGTTAAATCTTGTTTTcctgataaataaataaaaaaaccaccTAAGAGAAAAAAACATATGCACATAGATTTTCAAAAGCAAAAGATTTTCaaaagcaaaaacaaaaaaacagtCAAAAAGAAGTATCACCTGTTTAATTTATGAATCAATTGTAACTCTACCAGCTCTAGTTAATACTACTTATTACCTGCAAAGAAAGAAACGCAAAATTGAGACCAATCTAGCTAGTTTCAAATAGAGAAGAACGGTTAGTCAAAaagtaaagagaaaaaaaaaaatgtacaacAATAAATGGACAGTTCAatctaattaatattcttaaaacTAAATACCAAACAACAATGGACAGTACAAATGTTGCTTCTATACCCTTTCTCATGTTCAATACATGCTTGCTACACACATGTTTTTTACTTTATGGTTTTATATCTATTCCTCTCAAACACCCTCTTTCTCTTTGGTATATATGACCAACAAATTTGCATGACAATAACAAAAATCAGCTTAGTTTTTTTATGTACATGTATATATACTAGGtgtaaatttttctttttaatacctaaaatgatttgttttatatataacatgaatataaatatttttacattgtcaatcaattatatttgCTACgtcattaaatttatataatttttttaatattaaatatttttaaagttatagGTGTAATTTTGTGACATTACAAAATATTCTACACCAATtttgtatcaaaattaaattatatcttAAATTGAAGGATTATTCACTAAGTGGGGGTAAATATATAGGTACCTTTATTATAGATTAAAGCATTAATTGACATtctaatttgataaaaaaaaaataataataataattgaccTACTGTATGAGGAATGGGGTACAAGATGAAAGGTTACGTTGAATGGGTTCATCACTTTGTCTATACCATCATCAAGCGTAGTAGGCATTGTTATCATGATTTCTTATTAAGGAAGAAAAATAGAAAGCCTTTCATTTTAAATTGGGACCCAACGCAATCTTTTTCCACCttcaaatttatcatttaattggaggattttttttttaaaataaaaaaaaaacacgatTCATTTGTAAAGGACTACGTATGCAAAGCACAAGGTTCGtcaaaataattagaaaatagtcaattTCACGAGAGAAACAATTAAACCATAATTGTCAAATATTATATGACAAGAAAATCTATAAAATGCTAAATTTTAAATGAGTGATTTGAAATCTATgactggaaaaaaaattattaattaaaatgaatattttaaaagtaatcattaaagagtgaaaaaaaaattattaaactaaatacagaataaatactttttattgtttgacatttaattttcttttaaaatatgaattatattaagtatttcttaatcaatttatatcaattattaatcaattcaaaaaacaaaaaaaaaaattcctaatTTGAACGTTGAATGGGTCTGGGAGGTTACACCGTTACCAAAATAGGATAAAAAGGATTATTTTTAAGGACCCTGCCTTCTATCAAATATTATAAAGGACCCTGCCCAAAACACTTCATAAGGAAttactttaaatttttgttttagtaaaAATACAACATTCATTATGTTGGtttggtaattttaataaacaattatagttttttaGCTAGCGTATAGAACTCATGTGTCCCACCTGTATTTTGTAACATAgcaactttatttatttactattaatTGCCATTAGCAACTTTATTAATTAGCATGCACTGTTATGTAAATTATGTGATATAAACCTTACCGATAACTCTTAAAAACAAATATGTGTTTCAATACTCAAGTCAAGCTTAAGAGTTAGAATTAGAAGATTGATTGATGGTAAAGTActctaacaaatatttgtcaaaaaaaaaaaaaaatagtactcTAAAATTGTTTTGGTTATTTTGATTCTCTAGGTTAGTACATGGTATAAGGGTTTTTTTAGATTGTTTTCTTACTATTTGGTTAGTGTGTGTGcagtctaaataaaaaaaattaatttttaatttggagGCACACAATGTGAGTGGAATTGTGGAGGTGAGGTGTTTTGAGGAGAGGAGATTAAGCAAATTGTTTAGGATTGTGAAAGTTTCAAGAGTTCATATGAGGTTAATTTTGGTTTCTTAAAAGAATTTAGGGAGGATGTTAAAccaaaatttcttaaaagttttgATGGGATTTTCATGTGAATAGTAGATCGGTGAAAAGGGCAAATTACACATCTATTGTCCTTAGACTTTGAATGATTATCACCCCGTAGCACTTGTTGGATGTATGTACCAAGATCTGGCAAAGATTATTGCAAATTGATTAAAAGGTGTGACTGGTAAGGTGATTTCAAAAATATCAATCTACTTTTATTAAGAGACGTCAAATCTTAGATGAGATTTTTGTGGCTAACGAAGTTGTGAATAAAACaagaaagaggaagaaataACTAATTATGTTGAAAGTGGAATTTGAAAAGACATATGACTTATATGAAGTTTCCTAAGAAGTGAAAAAGTTGGATATTGGCTTGCTTTAGTACAACTTCAGCTTCTTTATTGGTAAATGGTTGTCCCACTGATGAATTTCTATTGAAGTGTGGACTTAGGCAGGGAGATCCATTGTCCTCGTTCTTATTTTTATTGGTGGATGAAGGTTTGAGCATTGTGATGAATGCTTCCATGGAACAAAAGCAGTTTGAGGGTTATAAGTTGATTGTGGATCGGAGTTGAGTGTCTTGCATTTACAGTTTGCAAATGATACTCTAATTCTTAGGGATAAACATTGGTCTAATATAATGACCTTTTGGTGGGTGTAAAGGTACAGAAGTCTTGGCTTGAAGAGGCATTTACCTTAGTAATTGCACATGAGTATGGACTTACCTATTGGTGGCAATCTGCAGAGACTTGTTTTTTGACATTTTGTGATTGAGAAAgtgacaaaaaaaatttgttaggTTGTTGTGCCAAAAGTACATGTAAGGGAAAGTGCACCCATGTCGCAATAGTAATAAAACTAGGACGAGAGTCCCATATATCATACCCAAATTAATAATTACCAAACTAATCAAGTTCctatgttatttatataaaagaaactataattaaaatGGTTCGAAGTCGAAACAGACTAgaacaaaacaaacaaagaacaaattcaattcaatttatgAAAGCACTAAGGTGTTCAATTTCATTAAACTAGTTATAATTATATCcccttaaatatttataattcataCTTCCAATTGATGTGTTAATCAACTACTTTAACACTAGTGTGTATAGGGAATAGTTGTTAGTAAGAAGGAGTATGTTTTGTTTGCTAAGATTGTCTTGCATGATGGTGTTGAAGACATTTGGATTTGGTTCATAGGTCAAAGTAATGAGTACATGGTAAAAAAGGTGTACAAGATGTTGACGTTAGATGATGGCTtttactcaattatttatccataAAGGATAATTTATTGATAAGAAGTGCTCTGAATGCAAATTCAAGGGAGTGTGTGGGGATTacaaaaatggagaaaaataCTTAACATTTGTTCTTTGATTGTCATGTGATGATCCACAGTTGTTAGTACAAAAGTAGCTACAATTTTCTtattgatgttttgatgataacaaaacaagtaaattaaaaacaattatccCTAACTATATTTGCTAAGTGTATAGATTAAATTAgaagataaaaatttatattaatgactatctattttaaagaagcataaattatgagtaagttagagataataatctaagtgtttttagcacaaataatattatcatcTAATAAACAAGTAATAATGTTTACCAATAGCATAAGCCATGACATACTAATAAGAAGTATTGCAACAAGTGTCTAATAATCTATAGTTTGAGTAAAAGCGCTAAGGACAAAGgaaatataaatcaataattgATCATTTGATCACAAAGAAAAATAACACTACAATTATCATTTGTCTATGGCTCAAATTAACTAAGAGTCAAGACCTTCGCTTATCCTCTGCATCTCTGCATCCTCTAATAACTACAAAAGTTAAACAAAGAGATCAAGACAATGCTTTGAAGAATCTGTTAAAATTGCGTCTGACTTTGTTAAATGTACTTCTGTTAAATCTTATTACAAGTTCACTACGATGATTATGCATCTAATAATTTTGGTAAACTAGTTGATCGATTGGTAAACGCTTCAAGTCAACACTCTGATAAAGTCAACGCTCTAATAAAAAGTTAACTTTCTTAAGTCAATCATCTGGATCTCGAACCATAGAAAAGACAACTCCCTCTACTCATCAAAGATGGA
Protein-coding sequences here:
- the LOC101511379 gene encoding uncharacterized protein; this encodes MWSSRACCKKHSNLFHFEEQRNEDNKKKFHDRQKSNNFVIREVPIHKLFNVDHRTNNGSGDMSDFIKGKNFSKDINAIDYDIPELVVFIQEDHHQQYVKDICIDREVLPKFDKNRRSDLNVGNMEAMSMNSFVSQCASEQLSFKDAMKVHDFRNFMMKSEVDVDSRDKFSIDHHYTKNKRSLTLREAFKKESRSFENWKINSLLRTSGSRVEFPNSTDIVQVIDTNMYRPDISYLQSLKSSDKRQVDNPYEETSNSALESESGPTSYIGHAHTSSFASHQSNDSISSTHSFAFPILSVEWSGSPVRMMEADKSQSRKHRWKKICFPCCD